tattattatgtggtaTAGCAAATTTAGGCTGAATAGGCCGAATACCGGATAGTTGCCGGATATCCGTTTCATCTctagtaggtatataatataggtgtattattattattaagattttcaAGCTAACTAAGGCACGAGAGAGAACGAGGACATTTAagcttattgttttttttaactttgtagCTATATccttttacacacacacacacacacacacacacaccatcacgcatatatccccgaaggggtatgcagaggtgcaaccagggcacccacttttcaccaagtgtgtttcgttccaggatgtgatagggggcgaacctatcaccatatcgggcacaaattccagactccgggctgatattgaacagaaaaacccaaatatcccgttgcccgacccgggattcgaacccaggacctcagagcgctgtcgtaccgcgcatgcagtacaactacgccaccgaggcagtcatatatCATATAtccttttaataatatttttgaaatcaaCACTGTCACATTACTAGCATAAAAAAGTTGCTTATGTGAAAACTGGTGACAAGCTTGTATAAATTTCGAATGCATGAATGAGTATGCATCTCTTTCTGTCACCTCACACAAGACTTAACGTAATATAGTAGCAATTTTAGCACGTCTCCTATGGctttagttattgttctgaTGCTATATATGtaccttatttattattatgtggattttgaaattctttttccaaaagattttttcataaatctactaaaaaaagttgttaacaaacgtattcaaataaaaaattaagaatgcttaaataatttatttataataaggtcCTTAAGGAcactatttttttctacaatttACGAACATAATGTTAAAagtgaaagaaaaaaacaagTAATGTCCAGATTtaaagtattgtaaaatatgGTGAGAAGTGTGGAAACCCGAACCgtttcgaaaataaaaacaaacagtttTGCTGTATTTATAACATCATTGTCCACTGACTGGTATAAATGCTACACTTTATTTGCCTATTCGACTACAGACTTGATTAgcatcatatattttttctcgGCGAGTGTGTATACTGTACAactgcttgttcttgttctgaggtacAAAGAGAGTCTTGTCGTGTTGTAGTGCCACTTGACATGGGTACTACCCAAAGAGAGAAAGCAATCCTCTCCTTTCTTCTTGacatatgatattaaataatgtgattattttaaagataataatatttgtatgtaattataatatgtacaaatataccagtgattatttcaatgtcttgacaatttctgattttattatgtaagcAACACTTGCTTGATAGCAActctaacatatttttcttctaTTGGTACCTGCTGACGCCGTCCATTTTATCTATTTCCGGTTTCAAGTTTCATatctttttattgaaaaaccaaaaaatatgaactaaaaatgtgtttataatacattaaatttcatataaaaattaataaaggatAATAAATTGCCTAACTTAGTTTATAAGTAcctaaaaaattatttttactttatcagTGCTGCCACCTAATGTAGGTAACAAACGAAATATTTCGTACGCAGTCGGTGATATTTACAACTAATATTTTGCCACTGTTTTGACAAATAAAAGACCAAATCTCACAATACTTCTATGTTCTAATAACACTATTTTAAGGAATTGTGACtgatatcatattatgtattaacatacaGAAAATATTGTGGTAGCTGTTGCGTTCGGCGTACAGGCACTACTTGACAAAATATGGTCGTGCCTAGTGTCTGAACAGATAAGTGGTGATGTGTGAACAGACTGAAATTGACTATTTGGATGGGGAGGTGGTGTGGGTCAAATTGGGCTCATGCTGGTGGCCCGGCGAAGTGATCGCTCCTGAGAAGCTACCACCAGATGTGTTGAGATCATTTCGGAAGCCCCCTATAGCTGTTGTCAAATTCTTCCAGGAGGACAAATAGTAAGTCTAAAAGCTCgatgtgaaaattattttaatatagaaaggATCTTGTCCGCATGACAAAGGTCTATGGGTATTATGTCTTTGTTATGAATGTTTGTATGTGCTCTTTTACtagtatttacataatttcatGACATAAGGCGCATTTAGGCGCCTATTTGCTaaatcacattttttaaataatgtgtattgtaaattatttatagcatCTGATCTATATTTAGGAagacatttattttctatttttgaacACGAAATTATACACCCAAAATTAGGAGAATGTTAACACATACATGCAACATAACATGTTCAAtcacgaaaaaatataaatatatccaatagTCAGTAAAAATCACATGTATAAGAACAGTCCTATAATATACCCtaacttaaaatctttatatttacatCAAAAACTGTTGATCCTATTTCACCTCATTTCATATTATACACTGTGGCGGCTGTTTATTCCATATTGTGGATACCATTTTTGGGCGCTCCAACCAACACTCTTTATTAAtcattaatcattattaatatgatcACAAAGGTTtactaatataacattattaaattttttcaggGATTTCTcattatttacaacaaaaaatatcaaataaataagacattttCCAGTAAAATTTATGAtggttttgaattatattgGTCTTGCTTGCAGAAAATACTCACCAAGTTTATTGTCAGTGTTTTTACTTTAAAGTGAAAAAAACTTGTAAAAGTCACATAAATAAAACCCTACCTCTGCAAGTCTAGCCACacctttgattttattatactgtAAAAAAACTCAACACAAAAccaatttcatataaaaaacacattactAAGGATTGAAGatcaagaatttttttttatccacagAAGAGTAGAAGAGACTTTTGGTAtcccaaaaatataatttttgaaaatgctaTGAATGATAAAATTTACCTAAGTGTTGTAGCCATGAAAACGCATTTGATCCACACAACATTGCATAATTGAAATAgtcataactatgaattaaaATAGTTGTGACTATCCATGCTCCATGACTTATGGGAATAGAATTAAAATGTGCAATATTTTACAGATCTAATTAATGCCCCTGGCAAGAATTTATAACTAAGACAAAGTATGGTATTTTGTAGCTTTTTTATGACCATTTTCATTCTTATAAATGTGTGTAATTTTTTCTTATTCATGCCTATACACATCTAtggacaaaaaaacaaaaaatggacACACAGAGCCTTAGACacctatgtttttatatttatagagctAAATATTCAACAAATCATTAACACTTTTTCACATGCATTTACTTCATTAGATAAATCaaagatttattttctttacaaatgcAGTGTTGTTGCACATCTGGAACGGACAATGTTGATGCTGTCACAGttgtaatttatcaaaaaataccCTTATATACAATCCCTTATATATAAtccaaaatttacaaaaaagacTTAATCATATATATGATTAagtcttttttatgaaatttacaaaaaagaCTTAATCATATATATGATTAAgtcttttttgtaaattttggaTTTGCTTAGTCTGAACCAATAGTATTGCTATTATACCACCACCCTTTTAgtttaaacatatatatatttttttattaccaaatggagaatgaatatttataaaatttgttagaGCATTTCAATTAGTTAGCTACTGTTTACCTGACACATACATTCATTATTCATATCAAATTTTGAAGTATATTTCTTATCAGATTTACTAATTTCACCCATTTGCTAATgcaatatattcattttagtagttaattacttaaaaaagaaCTTTGTTGGGAAGTCAGTGATTTCTTTAgtgcattttttattcatagatgtagtttatattatctattagcTAAAGAACAGTTTAGgtgtctataaataaatttacaaaacaagtatggggcatttttaaatatctattgcCGGTGGTGAATTAGGGGTAGTAAGTAAGCAAGTAAAAATCCTCCAAAAAACTACCACACAGAGCATTGCATTAGTTATGGCTGCCATAGCGTattgctattttaaaatattgattcagATTATGATGCCCTAAATGTGGGAATATCTTGGGTGTAATACATGTGTGCATAGCTAGACTTAACCCTTTTGTACAGACATTAGAGTTAAATGATGTTTTATCCAACTGTAGATACCAAATATACATTTACTTGTTATTGAAATGtctcattttattttgtatggcATTGCGAATATTGCAAAATGTTTGTCTCATGAACACTATTTGATATTATGATGGAATATTctgttttttcttttgtaacttaaaatgtatattaatgtgtgtattttttattttcagtgaATATGTAaagaacattaattttatttacaaatacaactGCAGCCGAAAAAATGAATTCATTAATAAAGGATTATgtgagtaaaaaaatctattaaaatgacATTTGAGGTAGCTATAGCTTACTTAAACGCATCTAAATGGATATTACTTCTGCCCATGCTAAAGGGTTAGACATAGTAATATATTCTAGCACACATAAGCTCTCTATGAACTGAATCAATCATTGTGGTCTGAGAAAATCAATCTAATTTTATACTGCATTATATAACTAAACAACCCTACTGCTGCTTTAGTGATTATGCCAATGTCAATTAGTGATTAATCTGtgagaaataaaacaatgaaaccAGAAGAAACCATTGCAATTCAATGTGtatgtgatttttaataatttacccaaatattttctttcagaTATGTTCAGAACCAAACATGGACATATGGAGAAGTTTCCGGAAGATGTCATCCGTGCTGAGACTGCTGTCGGCGGTGATGTAGAAATACTCACAAGAGATGAATTTCAAGAAACCAAAAAACCAAGCTATGCTGGCCTTTTTGGTGATCCCGCGAAGAGGACTCCAGGCTCTGGTagaaaaggtttattttttttatttttatgaaccaCTTTCTCTATAATGTCTAATTAtctaatgtaatattttgtttaggtaAGAGCGCAAGAGGAAGGCCAGTAGAATCTCCTAGCTACACACCAGTCAGAAAGGTAagcaatatgaaaattatttaaatatatctttatttgtaTATGATATATGTCTAACCAATTCAATTGATATCATTCCAGATTAAAGAAAAAACTGACTATAAAGTTCATATATTAGTCCAAGGATCAAAATCTTTGGAAACTTCTGAAAATACTGCAACAGAAGTTTCTTCTACACCATCAACAAGCTGTGCAGAGTCAGAACCACAAAATATTGAAGATAAACAACAAACTAATAATGAGCAAACTGAAATTGTGGCAAAACCAGTTTCTAATTTCTCAACTCCAGTAGCTTCAAGTTCAGGCATTTATTCATGTCATGCATGTTCATTTACTACATCTAGgttaaatgttttgattttaCACAACAAATCTCATAGTATATCATTTACACCATACACACCTTCACCAGTAGTGAAGAAATTTACGCCCAAGTCCTCATCAAAAACAACTCCAAAAGTGCGGCGTATTCGTACAGAAAAAAAAGAGAAATTGCCTAAAATTAAATCACAAGGTAAAAAACGGATAGCTGAAAATCAATCATCAGAAAATGAGGTAAAAAAGCCTAAGACTGATGAAGAAATTAAGAGTAGTCTATTGGCTGATTGGGACGATGGCGACGATGAATCTAACGACGAATCTACTAGCATGATTATAGCTGGTTCCCCAGAAGTGCCTGTAGCTGCGGAGTCACCAGCAGTCCCGACACCCGCTGAACTTCCTAGTGCACAAATGCCTGCCGAGATATCATCGCCTACGGAAAAGAAACCAGACAGTCCGCCATCCAGTGACAAACCTGAAGCCTGTAGTGATTCTAAGTATGAATTTTGTGAGGATGAGGACTGGCCTTTGGAGACTGATGCTGGCAGAAAAATTCCGCGTGTCAAAAATCCAAAAAGAAAAGATGAATCTAAAAGTCTCAGTTTGGACGAAGATGATGTGGCTAGGGAAGTAGCGGAACTACTCAACAAGACTAGTGTACCAGAACTTCCCTCTGTTCCTGAATCTTTAAAAGTGGAGGAAAATTTTCCTGAGCCTTCAATTGTAAAATCTCCGGACAAAAATCCCGAAAAGATGCCAGATAAATTGCCAGATAATCTTCCAGCAGAGGCTCAACCATCAAAagctatatttaaaactaaaacattttttcgtaGCCGACACTCTAGAAGCCAGGATGCAATCGGAAAATATGTTGCGGAACAACTAAACGCAGTTGAAAGAATGGATATAAGTGAAAGTGAAATTAATGGATCCGAGATTGTGTCCTCACCGGAAGCGAGGGAGTCCCCGCCTATAGAGCATGTCAAGGTGGCAAGACTTGCGCCTAAAATTCAATTAAAGAAAATGAAAGCGGAAGCAGCACAACTGCgtgaaaaagaaaaacacaatCAAGAAACACAATTAAATGAGCTACAAGAGCCATATCCATCTGTAGATGCAATATCTAGTTCTATTGGCTTGTGTGAAGGAACAAGCGTAGCTAAAGAAGAAGAATCAACTGAAAAACCTATGGTACCTATATTATCTCCGGATGTAATATACCCTACGCAAGAAATAAAACCAGTTTGCTCAGAACCATCTGAAACAATGAAACCCCTAAAACTTAACTATACTGAAAGTATAACAGGTGAGCCAATTGTAGCTAAAGTTAAAGACAATGAGGCTAAATTAATTAAGGGTGCAAATAAGGAAAATACGGATATTATAGAAAAAGAAGAAATTAATCACGGTACCGAAAAACAACCAGATAATGAATTGCCTGATCTAAAGTTTCCAGAATCAACTCTTCAGAAATCATACGAACCATCGATTGAAAGGTATATGAACGAATCTACAGCATCAGCCGTTGATGCTTTATTGAGCGTATCCCGGGAAACTGATAGAGTGACTAGAATCATCAGCAACGATCCTCCAGAAGAACTATTTGAAGATGACAACAAAGataattctattaataataatataaatggcaatcacaatgaaaatatattactacaaaatgattatatGGAAGATAAAATTATGACTGATAATACTAATAATGTGGAGAAAGAAACAAAAGACCTCAATAATTATGTTGCACTTGACGCATTCGTCGAAGATAAAAAGGAGGTTCATTTGGAGAATAAGCATAATGATGAAGGTAACATTGCTGAAGATGCAGATATTGTATCAAATGAACAGGTTACAGTTAACAATGATAAAAAAGAGAACGAAAATATCGATGAAAGTTTGCCTGTCGTTGAAAATTTACCTGCTATCGAAAATATCCCATCAGAATCAGATCTTCAAATTGCAGAAACATTAATTAACCTTCCATCAACTGCAATACAAAGTAAAACATCTAGTGATCATCTTGAAAATATTCAGCTGCCGATTCCAACGGAAATCCCCATAAACCAAGatgaaaaaagtttaaatactaATGAGGATGTGTTTGACGAACAAATTTCTGACGCAAAAGCAGAAATTCCATCTGATAATGTTAACTTGTCAACAGACACACTTCTGATTACAAACaatgaaaacattaaatttcGTTATGAAACTGAGCAGGAAAAGAGTGAAAACTTAAATGCTGCTCAGTCATTGGTGCAGATGTCTGAATCCGTcgatcataaaattaatataatagaacCTAATGTCATTAGTAGTAAGAAAAAGTCTGAACCAGCCGTGTTTGCggttaaacaaaataatggtATAGACAAAACAGTGGAACAAAAGGTCGCTTTGTTATCAAGTGAAAATAAAAGTGATATTACAAACTCGAAAAGTGCTAAGTTCGAGACTTCTTCATCTAAGTTATTAAAGATTCTGGAAGAGCCATGTGTACCAAAACCGCCTCTTCACTCATCGCCAAGTCAGGTTATGATTCCACGAAAAGagaagattttaaattttgatgtgGCAAAGTCATCTTTAAAAGGCAAACCTCaatctacaaaacaaaaaataattatacgacGTACAACACCTAGTaagaatgttataaataatgtgaATGATATAACATCCAGCTCAGAAATTATACTTTCCCGTAGTAACAATCCAAAGCAAGATGGTTCATCTGTACAAACATATACGATTCAAACTTCACCGGATACTCCTTCCGACactaatactataattattcaacaaaaaattaggaaaataacaaaaccccctactaaattacaaaaaatcaagCCACATAATTCATTAGTGGCACCTCTCAATGAACCGAAAATACCAAAGGCGACACCTGCGGATGACActatatttgacataaattcTATGCCAATTGTTCTATCGGAGGATCTTTTAACTCCAGAAAGCATTGAAAAAATGCCCGTCGTAATGTCAGACGGAAATATTATAAGTCATACACCTATTAATCCTCCTAAACTCGTAAAATCGAAACAGTCACCAGTTGAATGTGAAAAGATTCCAATAAGCGCCACACCAAATAAACCAGAAGTTAAAACATTGTTGATGAATCCAGTAACTGAAGTGAGCAATGTTACTACACCCAACATTCTATCAAAATCGTCAAAACTACGTGGAGCAAAAACTATGCTGCTTATTGACAAAACTACtggaaaacaaaaaatcattatgacTAAACCTGAACCACCAGTAAAAGAAGTAAAACAACCAACGACAGTAATGCAATCTGTTTCTTCGGCTGGAAAAACGGagaagtttattatattacctacGCCTAGTTCCCCTAGACCGAGTCGGGCccaaaaaattgtaattgatCCGCAGACAGGAAAAGCTCATGTTCTAGTTGCAAAAAGTTCGGAGCCCCAACCAAGTCCCCCTGAAAATAAACCAGTCTCTGCAAAACTTATCGCATCGCAAAGTGACACCAACGCTCCTGGTAACACAGTGATGATCATAACAAATGCTCAGGGAGCGCAGTCAAGAATATTGCTAACACCAGAACATGAAAAGATTCTATTTCCTAACAAACAACAAGCAAATATTTCTCAATTAAAAACTATAGCACAAAGAATTAcaacaaatacacaaaaaactattgtaaatacCGGTACGACGATTAAATCACAAACAGCAACTCATACAAAAACTCAAACAAGAATAGTGCCAAAACAAAAGAATGCAATAATCACTTCCAAAGGTCAGTTAATTGTAGGGGGGCGTGTCGCAACTACATCACAGAATATTGCACCCATGCCGGAAACTCGACCCGCACCCAAGAGAATAGTGGCGGCCGAACCGAAAAAACTAGTTCAAGCTATACAGAAAACTACAACCGagcctttaatatttttacagcaaAAATCAGGCGCTATGATGCAATTAACTGCAGCTCAATTCGAACATATGCAAAAGACTGGACAAATCGTACAGAGATCTACGGTGCCCGTTCAAGAGAATAAAATTCTAGTTCAAAAACAAATCCCTATACCAGCTAACGAGCCTCCGATCACTACGGTACAAAAGACAAGGATTCGCAAAACAGTCTCTGACTCTCCTACACCCGTCA
This genomic stretch from Manduca sexta isolate Smith_Timp_Sample1 chromosome 8, JHU_Msex_v1.0, whole genome shotgun sequence harbors:
- the LOC115450893 gene encoding uncharacterized threonine-rich GPI-anchored glycoprotein PJ4664.02 isoform X1, whose translation is MCEQTEIDYLDGEVVWVKLGSCWWPGEVIAPEKLPPDVLRSFRKPPIAVVKFFQEDKYEYVKNINFIYKYNCSRKNEFINKGLYMFRTKHGHMEKFPEDVIRAETAVGGDVEILTRDEFQETKKPSYAGLFGDPAKRTPGSGRKGKSARGRPVESPSYTPVRKIKEKTDYKVHILVQGSKSLETSENTATEVSSTPSTSCAESEPQNIEDKQQTNNEQTEIVAKPVSNFSTPVASSSGIYSCHACSFTTSRLNVLILHNKSHSISFTPYTPSPVVKKFTPKSSSKTTPKVRRIRTEKKEKLPKIKSQGKKRIAENQSSENEVKKPKTDEEIKSSLLADWDDGDDESNDESTSMIIAGSPEVPVAAESPAVPTPAELPSAQMPAEISSPTEKKPDSPPSSDKPEACSDSKYEFCEDEDWPLETDAGRKIPRVKNPKRKDESKSLSLDEDDVAREVAELLNKTSVPELPSVPESLKVEENFPEPSIVKSPDKNPEKMPDKLPDNLPAEAQPSKAIFKTKTFFRSRHSRSQDAIGKYVAEQLNAVERMDISESEINGSEIVSSPEARESPPIEHVKVARLAPKIQLKKMKAEAAQLREKEKHNQETQLNELQEPYPSVDAISSSIGLCEGTSVAKEEESTEKPMVPILSPDVIYPTQEIKPVCSEPSETMKPLKLNYTESITGEPIVAKVKDNEAKLIKGANKENTDIIEKEEINHGTEKQPDNELPDLKFPESTLQKSYEPSIERYMNESTASAVDALLSVSRETDRVTRIISNDPPEELFEDDNKDNSINNNINGNHNENILLQNDYMEDKIMTDNTNNVEKETKDLNNYVALDAFVEDKKEVHLENKHNDEGNIAEDADIVSNEQVTVNNDKKENENIDESLPVVENLPAIENIPSESDLQIAETLINLPSTAIQSKTSSDHLENIQLPIPTEIPINQDEKSLNTNEDVFDEQISDAKAEIPSDNVNLSTDTLLITNNENIKFRYETEQEKSENLNAAQSLVQMSESVDHKINIIEPNVISSKKKSEPAVFAVKQNNGIDKTVEQKVALLSSENKSDITNSKSAKFETSSSKLLKILEEPCVPKPPLHSSPSQVMIPRKEKILNFDVAKSSLKGKPQSTKQKIIIRRTTPSKNVINNVNDITSSSEIILSRSNNPKQDGSSVQTYTIQTSPDTPSDTNTIIIQQKIRKITKPPTKLQKIKPHNSLVAPLNEPKIPKATPADDTIFDINSMPIVLSEDLLTPESIEKMPVVMSDGNIISHTPINPPKLVKSKQSPVECEKIPISATPNKPEVKTLLMNPVTEVSNVTTPNILSKSSKLRGAKTMLLIDKTTGKQKIIMTKPEPPVKEVKQPTTVMQSVSSAGKTEKFIILPTPSSPRPSRAQKIVIDPQTGKAHVLVAKSSEPQPSPPENKPVSAKLIASQSDTNAPGNTVMIITNAQGAQSRILLTPEHEKILFPNKQQANISQLKTIAQRITTNTQKTIVNTGTTIKSQTATHTKTQTRIVPKQKNAIITSKGQLIVGGRVATTSQNIAPMPETRPAPKRIVAAEPKKLVQAIQKTTTEPLIFLQQKSGAMMQLTAAQFEHMQKTGQIVQRSTVPVQENKILVQKQIPIPANEPPITTVQKTRIRKTVSDSPTPVKKMKQEIAIAPAPVRSPSVPVPALTPISNTTATSILPPVSNTVSIATSASYPEYDNFEELLPSTAIARQSEPSVMQAEQTAAPPQASLSDGQLLAVPGEPFGGPPGSFYLCVEDNGTLTPIDHRPLILENNQLVPMAVEPLPVLAPQPERRDILEAALANSDVFHADTPRDEAPDFRDLNANVSVHCRVSETSTTLNQPIMTPVEMPTKVDSEPAVPSNLEDGLAVIGVTPHTVPTSLELPITVTDPRIAPKTTDPLSGANYGTTLLPSPNTEMSFVTAEETDVPMVGPISMPLLTEEESVGKSMPILTDEVTERTVSSVESTIGSPSSIDVRESETEDGSQWTRRLLTPGSDISEASVEIPLQPAIQLSVNDMSHHS
- the LOC115450893 gene encoding uncharacterized threonine-rich GPI-anchored glycoprotein PJ4664.02 isoform X2, whose product is MCEQTEIDYLDGEVVWVKLGSCWWPGEVIAPEKLPPDVLRSFRKPPIAVVKFFQEDKYEYVKNINFIYKYNCSRKNEFINKGLYMFRTKHGHMEKFPEDVIRAETAVGGDVEILTRDEFQETKKPSYAGLFGDPAKRTPGSGKSARGRPVESPSYTPVRKIKEKTDYKVHILVQGSKSLETSENTATEVSSTPSTSCAESEPQNIEDKQQTNNEQTEIVAKPVSNFSTPVASSSGIYSCHACSFTTSRLNVLILHNKSHSISFTPYTPSPVVKKFTPKSSSKTTPKVRRIRTEKKEKLPKIKSQGKKRIAENQSSENEVKKPKTDEEIKSSLLADWDDGDDESNDESTSMIIAGSPEVPVAAESPAVPTPAELPSAQMPAEISSPTEKKPDSPPSSDKPEACSDSKYEFCEDEDWPLETDAGRKIPRVKNPKRKDESKSLSLDEDDVAREVAELLNKTSVPELPSVPESLKVEENFPEPSIVKSPDKNPEKMPDKLPDNLPAEAQPSKAIFKTKTFFRSRHSRSQDAIGKYVAEQLNAVERMDISESEINGSEIVSSPEARESPPIEHVKVARLAPKIQLKKMKAEAAQLREKEKHNQETQLNELQEPYPSVDAISSSIGLCEGTSVAKEEESTEKPMVPILSPDVIYPTQEIKPVCSEPSETMKPLKLNYTESITGEPIVAKVKDNEAKLIKGANKENTDIIEKEEINHGTEKQPDNELPDLKFPESTLQKSYEPSIERYMNESTASAVDALLSVSRETDRVTRIISNDPPEELFEDDNKDNSINNNINGNHNENILLQNDYMEDKIMTDNTNNVEKETKDLNNYVALDAFVEDKKEVHLENKHNDEGNIAEDADIVSNEQVTVNNDKKENENIDESLPVVENLPAIENIPSESDLQIAETLINLPSTAIQSKTSSDHLENIQLPIPTEIPINQDEKSLNTNEDVFDEQISDAKAEIPSDNVNLSTDTLLITNNENIKFRYETEQEKSENLNAAQSLVQMSESVDHKINIIEPNVISSKKKSEPAVFAVKQNNGIDKTVEQKVALLSSENKSDITNSKSAKFETSSSKLLKILEEPCVPKPPLHSSPSQVMIPRKEKILNFDVAKSSLKGKPQSTKQKIIIRRTTPSKNVINNVNDITSSSEIILSRSNNPKQDGSSVQTYTIQTSPDTPSDTNTIIIQQKIRKITKPPTKLQKIKPHNSLVAPLNEPKIPKATPADDTIFDINSMPIVLSEDLLTPESIEKMPVVMSDGNIISHTPINPPKLVKSKQSPVECEKIPISATPNKPEVKTLLMNPVTEVSNVTTPNILSKSSKLRGAKTMLLIDKTTGKQKIIMTKPEPPVKEVKQPTTVMQSVSSAGKTEKFIILPTPSSPRPSRAQKIVIDPQTGKAHVLVAKSSEPQPSPPENKPVSAKLIASQSDTNAPGNTVMIITNAQGAQSRILLTPEHEKILFPNKQQANISQLKTIAQRITTNTQKTIVNTGTTIKSQTATHTKTQTRIVPKQKNAIITSKGQLIVGGRVATTSQNIAPMPETRPAPKRIVAAEPKKLVQAIQKTTTEPLIFLQQKSGAMMQLTAAQFEHMQKTGQIVQRSTVPVQENKILVQKQIPIPANEPPITTVQKTRIRKTVSDSPTPVKKMKQEIAIAPAPVRSPSVPVPALTPISNTTATSILPPVSNTVSIATSASYPEYDNFEELLPSTAIARQSEPSVMQAEQTAAPPQASLSDGQLLAVPGEPFGGPPGSFYLCVEDNGTLTPIDHRPLILENNQLVPMAVEPLPVLAPQPERRDILEAALANSDVFHADTPRDEAPDFRDLNANVSVHCRVSETSTTLNQPIMTPVEMPTKVDSEPAVPSNLEDGLAVIGVTPHTVPTSLELPITVTDPRIAPKTTDPLSGANYGTTLLPSPNTEMSFVTAEETDVPMVGPISMPLLTEEESVGKSMPILTDEVTERTVSSVESTIGSPSSIDVRESETEDGSQWTRRLLTPGSDISEASVEIPLQPAIQLSVNDMSHHS